In Triticum aestivum cultivar Chinese Spring chromosome 5B, IWGSC CS RefSeq v2.1, whole genome shotgun sequence, the following proteins share a genomic window:
- the LOC123113980 gene encoding actin-depolymerizing factor 3 codes for MANSVSGVAVNEECVKAFQELRAERKHRFVVYKMDDDAQQVVVDKVGALDATFDDLAAAMPADDCRYAVYDLDFVSEDSAGETPRSKIFFIHWSPESADARNKMLYASSTEGLKKELDGVQIDVQATDASELTLDILKDYTT; via the exons ATG GCGAACTCTGTGTCTGGGGTGGCGGTGAACGAGGAGTGCGTGAAGGCGTTCCAGGAGCTGCGGGCGGAGCGCAAGCACCGGTTCGTGGTGTACAAGATGGACGACGACGCGCAGCAGGTGGTGGTGGACAAGGTGGGCGCGCtcgacgccaccttcgacgacctGGCGGCGGCGATGCCCGCCGACGACTGCCGCTACGCCGTCTACGACCTGGACTTCGTGTCGGAGGACTCGGCCGGCGAGACCCCCCGCAGCAAGATCTTCTTCATCCACTGGTCGCCGGAGTCGGCGGACGCGAGGAACAAGATGCTGTACGCCAGCTCCACGGAGGGGCTCAAGAAGGAGCTGGACGGCGTGCAGATCGACGTGCAGGCCACCGACGCCAGCGAGCTCACGCTCGACATCCTCAAGGACTACACCACCTAA